A portion of the Bactrocera neohumeralis isolate Rockhampton chromosome 2, APGP_CSIRO_Bneo_wtdbg2-racon-allhic-juicebox.fasta_v2, whole genome shotgun sequence genome contains these proteins:
- the LOC126761839 gene encoding myosin heavy chain 95F isoform X3, which produces MSPVLQSENKSTKELEKMRKMDTQLVWARDPVEGYIQCRISEIGAKEFEVEPVDRKYPKRSCHVDDIFSSCDGPQDHDDNCELMLLNEATFLDNLKTRYYKDKIYTYVANILIAVNPYREISDLYSSATIKKYTGRSLGELPPHVFAIADKAIRDMRVLKSSQSIIVSGESGAGKTESTKYLLKYLCHSSDSAGPIEQKILDANPVLEAFGNAKTTRNNNSSRFGKFIEVHYDGKCQVVGGYISHYLLEKSRICTQSSEERNYHVFYMLLAGAPQQLRDKLNLGKPDDYRYLSGCTQYFANAKTEQLIPAAQKSTNHVKKGPLKDPIIDDYNHFQNLDRALGRLGLSEVNKLEIYSLVAAVLHLGNIAFEEIPDDARGGCQVSETSEKSLTITSKLLGVDPSELRQALVSRVMQSKGGGFKGTVIMVPLKIYEASNARDALAKAIYSRLFDRIVALINQSIPFQASNFYIGVLDIAGFEYFTVNSFEQFCINYCNEKLQKFFNDNILKNEQELYKSEGLNVPEITFTDNQDIIDLIEAKSNGIYTLLDEESKLPKPSAQHFTAEVHKAWSNHFRLGLPRSSRLKAHRTLRDEDGFLVRHFAGAVCYNTEQFIEKNNDALHASLEGLVQECENPLLKTLFPSGSNTALRGKLNFISVGSKFKTQLAELMEKLEKNGTNFIRCIKPNSKMIDRDFEGGLALAQLKCSGTISVLELMEHGYPSRVQFADLYNMYKSVLPPELAKLPPRTFCEAMLQSLNLSSKDFKFGVKKVFFRPGKFVEFDRIMKSDPENLLAIVAKVKKWLIRSRWVKSTLGAVCVIKLRNRIKYRNNCVLLIQRTVRGYLARKQHRPRYQGIAKINKVRFNAQKTIEIAGGLKKGRDEFINEVNGINRQVDEAIKTIKTNEKISSREIDGLFTIVMANMNKLTVDLNTKLKEQKQAEEQERLRKIQEALEAERRAKEEEERKKLEDEENKRLKAEMESRRKAEELQRLRQEEEDRRAALALQAQLEKEAQDDAKYRQQLEQERRDHELALRLANETNGMVEDSPPVIRNGQSDVSPMAPNKLIRSENVRAQQQALGKQKYDLSKWKYSELRDAINTSCDIELLEACRQEFHRRLKVYHAWKAKNRKRTTMEENERAPKSVMEAAYKAPPLAHPKQEITTAQHRYFRIPFMRANAPENTKRGLWYAHFDGQWIARQMELHADKPPILLVAGVDDMQMCELSLEETGLTRKRGAEILDHEFNREWERNGGKPYKNLGANNN; this is translated from the exons TGCGCAAAATGGACACACAATTGGTGTGGGCACGCGATCCAGTCGAGGGCTATATACAGTGTCGCATCTCGGAGATCGGTGCTAAGGAGTTCGAGGTGGAACCAGTTGATCGGAAATATCCAAAGCGCTCCTGTCACGTCGACGATATATTTTCATCGTGCGATGGGCCTCAAGATCATGATGACAATT GTGAACTTATGCTGCTGAATGAAGCAACTTTTTTGGATAATTTAAAAACACGTTACTATAAAGACAAAATATAT ACTTATGTGGCCAACATACTAATTGCTGTGAATCCCTATCGTGAAATCAGTGATCTCTACTCATCCGCTACAATCAAGAAGTATACTGGACGTTCCTTGGGCGAGCTGCCGCCACATGTATTTGCGATAG CTGATAAGGCCATACGCGATATGCGCGTACTCAAATCGTCACAATCAATTATCGTATCTGGCGAATCGGGCGCTGGCAAAACAGAATCTACCAAGTATCTACTGAAGTATTTGTGTCATTCCAGCGACAGTGCCGGACCaatcgaacaaaaaattttagatg CCAATCCCGTGCTGGAGGCTTTTGGTAATGCGAAAACTACGCGCAACAACAACTCTTCGCGTTTCGGCAAGTTCATTGAAGTGCACTATGATGGCAAGTGTCAAGTGGTTGGCGGCTATATTTCCCACTATTTGCTGGAGAAGAGTCGCATATGCACGCAGAGTTCAGAGGAGCGCAACTATCATGTATTCTACATGTTGCTTGCAGGTGCGCCGCAACAGCTGCGCGATAAGCTTAATTTAGGCAAGCCGGATGATTATCGG TATCTCTCTGGTTGTACACAGTATTTTGCCAATGCCAAAACGGAACAACTGATTCCTGCTGCTCAAAAATCCACAAACCACGTGAAGAAAGGACCGCTTAAGGATCCCATAATAGACGATTACAATCATTTCCAAAATCTCGACCGCGCTTTGGGTCGCTTGGGCTTGAGCGAAGTGAATAAGCTAGAAATATATTCATTAGTGGCTGCCGTCTTGCATTTGGGAAATATTGCCTTTGAAGAGATTCCGGACGATGCACGGGGTGGTTGTCAAGTGTCGGAAACTTCGGAGAAATCGCTAACCATCACATCGAAACTGCTGGGTGTGGACCCTTCAGAACTGAGACAAGCGCTAGTATCGCGTGTGATGCAGAGCAAGGGTGGCGGCTTTAAGGGCACAGTAATTAT GGTACCCTTGAAAATTTACGAGGCCAGCAATGCGCGTGATGCACTTGCCAAAGCAATCTACAGTCGGCTCTTTGATCGCATTGTAGCTTTAATTAATCAAAGCATTCCCTTCCAAGCCTCCAACTTCTACATTGGCGTCTTGGATATCGCTGGTTTTGAATACTTCACTGTGAATTCGTTCGAGCAATTCTGCATCAATTATTGCAAtgagaaattacaaaaattcttcAACGACAATATTCTGAAGAACGAGCAAGAGCTGTACAAGAGTGAGGGTTTAAATGTGCCGGAAATCACATTCACCGATAATCAGGATATAATCGATTTAATCGAAGCGAAGTCAAATGGCATTTATACACTGTTGGATGAGGAGTCGAAGCTGCCGAAACCGTCGGCACAGCACTTCACGGCCGAGGTGCACAAGGCGTGGTCAAATCATTTCCGTTTGGGTTTGCCGCGTTCATCGCGCTTGAAGGCGCATCGCACGCTAAGGGATGAGGATGGGTTCCTGGTGCGCCACTTTGCAGGCGCCGTCTGCTACAACACG gaacaatttattgagaaaaacAACGATGCTTTACATGCTTCTCTCGAGGGTTTGGTGCAGGAGTGCGAGAACCCGCTGTTAAAAACTCTCTTTCCATCGGGCAGTAATACAGCATTACGTGGAAAACTGAATTTCATTTCCGTTGGCTCGAAATTCAAAACACAACTCGCCGAGTTAATGGAGAAATTAGAGAAGAAT GGCACTAATTTCATACGTTGCATCAAGCCAAACAGCAAAATGATCGATCGTGACTTCGAGGGTGGCCTAGCTTTGGCACAACTCAAATGCTCTGGCACCATTTCAGTGCTGGAGCTAATGGAGCACGGTTATCCGTCGCGCGTACAGTTCGCCGATCTGTACAACATGTATAAATCGGTTTTACCGCCCGAGTTGGCCAAGTTGCCGCCACGCACTTTTTGCGAAGCCATGTTGCAATCACTCAACCTCAGCTCAAAGGATTTCAAATTTGGTGTCAAGAAGGTATTTTTCCGCCCTGGAAAGTTCGTTGAATTCGATCGTATTATGAAATCGGACCCTGAAAATCTGTTGGCGATCGTGGCCAAGGTGAAGAAATGGTTGATACGTTCACGTTGGGTAAAATCAACGCTCGGCGCGGTGTGTGTGATCAAAC tGCGTAATCGTATCAAGTATCGCAACAATTGCGTTTTGCTCATACAACGCACTGTGCGTGGTTATTTGGCGCGCAAACAGCATCGTCCGCGTTACCAAGGCATTGCGAAGATCAACAAAGTCCGCTTTAATGCGCAAAAGACTATTGAAATTGCTGGTGGATTGAAGAAGGGTCGCGATGAGTTTATAAACGAAGTGAATGGTATAAATCGTCAAGTTGACGAAGCCATAAAAACAATCAAG ACAAACGAGAAAATATCTTCAAGAGAAATCGATGGTCTCTTCACCATCGTTATGGCCAATATGAATAAGCTCACTGTGGACTTGAACACTAAGTTAAAG GAACAAAAGCAAGCAGAGGAGCAGGAACGTCTGCGCAAAATACAGGAAGCGCTGGAGGCAGAACGACGCGCCAAGGAGGAGGAGGAGCGAAAGAAACTTGAAGACGAAGAAAACAAACGACT CAAAGCTGAGATGGAGTCGCGCCGAAAGGCTGAGGAGCTTCAACGGCTTAGACAAGAGGAGGAAGATCGCCGGGCAGCGTTGGCGTTACAAGCACAACTGGAGAAGGAAGCACAAGACGACGCCAAGTACAGGCAGCAATTGGAGCAGGAGCGTCGTGACCATGAATTGGCGTTGCGTTTGGCCAACGAAACGAATGGCATGGTTGAGGACAGTCCACCGGTTATACGCAA TGGTCAAAGTGATGTGTCGCCCATGGCTCCCAACAAACTTATCAG ATCTGAAAACGTCCGCGCTCAACAACAGGCGTTAGGTAAGCAGAAATACGATTTGTCGAAATGGAAATACTCGGAGTTACGTGATGCTATCAACACTTCCtgtgatattgagttgctcgaA GCTTGTCGTCAAGAGTTCCATCGTCGCTTGAAGGTCTATCACGCCTGGAAGGCAAAGAATCGCAAACGCACCACCATGGAGGAGAACGAACGCGCACCGAAGAGTGTCATGGAAGCAG CTTACAAGGCACCACCATTGGCCCATCCGAAACAGGAAATCACTACTGCCCAACACCGTTACTTCCGTATACCATTCATGCGCGCGAACGCGCCTGAAAACA ctaaacGTGGCCTCTGGTACGCACACTTCGATGGACAATGGATAGCGCGGCAAATGGAGTTGCATGCCGACAAGCCGCCCATACTGCTGGTGGCAG GCGTGGATGACATGCAAATGTGCGAACTTAGCCTGGAGGAGACCGGTTTGACGCGTAAACGCGGCGCTGAAATTTTAGACCATGAATTTAATCGCGAATGGGAACGTAACGGCGGCAAACCATATAAAAATCTGGGTGCtaataataactaa
- the LOC126761839 gene encoding myosin heavy chain 95F isoform X1, which translates to MSPVLQSENKSTKELEKMRKMDTQLVWARDPVEGYIQCRISEIGAKEFEVEPVDRKYPKRSCHVDDIFSSCDGPQDHDDNCELMLLNEATFLDNLKTRYYKDKIYTYVANILIAVNPYREISDLYSSATIKKYTGRSLGELPPHVFAIADKAIRDMRVLKSSQSIIVSGESGAGKTESTKYLLKYLCHSSDSAGPIEQKILDANPVLEAFGNAKTTRNNNSSRFGKFIEVHYDGKCQVVGGYISHYLLEKSRICTQSSEERNYHVFYMLLAGAPQQLRDKLNLGKPDDYRYLSGCTQYFANAKTEQLIPAAQKSTNHVKKGPLKDPIIDDYNHFQNLDRALGRLGLSEVNKLEIYSLVAAVLHLGNIAFEEIPDDARGGCQVSETSEKSLTITSKLLGVDPSELRQALVSRVMQSKGGGFKGTVIMVPLKIYEASNARDALAKAIYSRLFDRIVALINQSIPFQASNFYIGVLDIAGFEYFTVNSFEQFCINYCNEKLQKFFNDNILKNEQELYKSEGLNVPEITFTDNQDIIDLIEAKSNGIYTLLDEESKLPKPSAQHFTAEVHKAWSNHFRLGLPRSSRLKAHRTLRDEDGFLVRHFAGAVCYNTEQFIEKNNDALHASLEGLVQECENPLLKTLFPSGSNTALRGKLNFISVGSKFKTQLAELMEKLEKNGTNFIRCIKPNSKMIDRDFEGGLALAQLKCSGTISVLELMEHGYPSRVQFADLYNMYKSVLPPELAKLPPRTFCEAMLQSLNLSSKDFKFGVKKVFFRPGKFVEFDRIMKSDPENLLAIVAKVKKWLIRSRWVKSTLGAVCVIKLRNRIKYRNNCVLLIQRTVRGYLARKQHRPRYQGIAKINKVRFNAQKTIEIAGGLKKGRDEFINEVNGINRQVDEAIKTIKTNEKISSREIDGLFTIVMANMNKLTVDLNTKLKEQKQAEEQERLRKIQEALEAERRAKEEEERKKLEDEENKRLKAEMESRRKAEELQRLRQEEEDRRAALALQAQLEKEAQDDAKYRQQLEQERRDHELALRLANETNGMVEDSPPVIRNGQSDVSPMAPNKLISFTRGVTTFASRYFNKSENVRAQQQALGKQKYDLSKWKYSELRDAINTSCDIELLEACRQEFHRRLKVYHAWKAKNRKRTTMEENERAPKSVMEAAYKAPPLAHPKQEITTAQHRYFRIPFMRANAPENTKRGLWYAHFDGQWIARQMELHADKPPILLVAGVDDMQMCELSLEETGLTRKRGAEILDHEFNREWERNGGKPYKNLGANNN; encoded by the exons TGCGCAAAATGGACACACAATTGGTGTGGGCACGCGATCCAGTCGAGGGCTATATACAGTGTCGCATCTCGGAGATCGGTGCTAAGGAGTTCGAGGTGGAACCAGTTGATCGGAAATATCCAAAGCGCTCCTGTCACGTCGACGATATATTTTCATCGTGCGATGGGCCTCAAGATCATGATGACAATT GTGAACTTATGCTGCTGAATGAAGCAACTTTTTTGGATAATTTAAAAACACGTTACTATAAAGACAAAATATAT ACTTATGTGGCCAACATACTAATTGCTGTGAATCCCTATCGTGAAATCAGTGATCTCTACTCATCCGCTACAATCAAGAAGTATACTGGACGTTCCTTGGGCGAGCTGCCGCCACATGTATTTGCGATAG CTGATAAGGCCATACGCGATATGCGCGTACTCAAATCGTCACAATCAATTATCGTATCTGGCGAATCGGGCGCTGGCAAAACAGAATCTACCAAGTATCTACTGAAGTATTTGTGTCATTCCAGCGACAGTGCCGGACCaatcgaacaaaaaattttagatg CCAATCCCGTGCTGGAGGCTTTTGGTAATGCGAAAACTACGCGCAACAACAACTCTTCGCGTTTCGGCAAGTTCATTGAAGTGCACTATGATGGCAAGTGTCAAGTGGTTGGCGGCTATATTTCCCACTATTTGCTGGAGAAGAGTCGCATATGCACGCAGAGTTCAGAGGAGCGCAACTATCATGTATTCTACATGTTGCTTGCAGGTGCGCCGCAACAGCTGCGCGATAAGCTTAATTTAGGCAAGCCGGATGATTATCGG TATCTCTCTGGTTGTACACAGTATTTTGCCAATGCCAAAACGGAACAACTGATTCCTGCTGCTCAAAAATCCACAAACCACGTGAAGAAAGGACCGCTTAAGGATCCCATAATAGACGATTACAATCATTTCCAAAATCTCGACCGCGCTTTGGGTCGCTTGGGCTTGAGCGAAGTGAATAAGCTAGAAATATATTCATTAGTGGCTGCCGTCTTGCATTTGGGAAATATTGCCTTTGAAGAGATTCCGGACGATGCACGGGGTGGTTGTCAAGTGTCGGAAACTTCGGAGAAATCGCTAACCATCACATCGAAACTGCTGGGTGTGGACCCTTCAGAACTGAGACAAGCGCTAGTATCGCGTGTGATGCAGAGCAAGGGTGGCGGCTTTAAGGGCACAGTAATTAT GGTACCCTTGAAAATTTACGAGGCCAGCAATGCGCGTGATGCACTTGCCAAAGCAATCTACAGTCGGCTCTTTGATCGCATTGTAGCTTTAATTAATCAAAGCATTCCCTTCCAAGCCTCCAACTTCTACATTGGCGTCTTGGATATCGCTGGTTTTGAATACTTCACTGTGAATTCGTTCGAGCAATTCTGCATCAATTATTGCAAtgagaaattacaaaaattcttcAACGACAATATTCTGAAGAACGAGCAAGAGCTGTACAAGAGTGAGGGTTTAAATGTGCCGGAAATCACATTCACCGATAATCAGGATATAATCGATTTAATCGAAGCGAAGTCAAATGGCATTTATACACTGTTGGATGAGGAGTCGAAGCTGCCGAAACCGTCGGCACAGCACTTCACGGCCGAGGTGCACAAGGCGTGGTCAAATCATTTCCGTTTGGGTTTGCCGCGTTCATCGCGCTTGAAGGCGCATCGCACGCTAAGGGATGAGGATGGGTTCCTGGTGCGCCACTTTGCAGGCGCCGTCTGCTACAACACG gaacaatttattgagaaaaacAACGATGCTTTACATGCTTCTCTCGAGGGTTTGGTGCAGGAGTGCGAGAACCCGCTGTTAAAAACTCTCTTTCCATCGGGCAGTAATACAGCATTACGTGGAAAACTGAATTTCATTTCCGTTGGCTCGAAATTCAAAACACAACTCGCCGAGTTAATGGAGAAATTAGAGAAGAAT GGCACTAATTTCATACGTTGCATCAAGCCAAACAGCAAAATGATCGATCGTGACTTCGAGGGTGGCCTAGCTTTGGCACAACTCAAATGCTCTGGCACCATTTCAGTGCTGGAGCTAATGGAGCACGGTTATCCGTCGCGCGTACAGTTCGCCGATCTGTACAACATGTATAAATCGGTTTTACCGCCCGAGTTGGCCAAGTTGCCGCCACGCACTTTTTGCGAAGCCATGTTGCAATCACTCAACCTCAGCTCAAAGGATTTCAAATTTGGTGTCAAGAAGGTATTTTTCCGCCCTGGAAAGTTCGTTGAATTCGATCGTATTATGAAATCGGACCCTGAAAATCTGTTGGCGATCGTGGCCAAGGTGAAGAAATGGTTGATACGTTCACGTTGGGTAAAATCAACGCTCGGCGCGGTGTGTGTGATCAAAC tGCGTAATCGTATCAAGTATCGCAACAATTGCGTTTTGCTCATACAACGCACTGTGCGTGGTTATTTGGCGCGCAAACAGCATCGTCCGCGTTACCAAGGCATTGCGAAGATCAACAAAGTCCGCTTTAATGCGCAAAAGACTATTGAAATTGCTGGTGGATTGAAGAAGGGTCGCGATGAGTTTATAAACGAAGTGAATGGTATAAATCGTCAAGTTGACGAAGCCATAAAAACAATCAAG ACAAACGAGAAAATATCTTCAAGAGAAATCGATGGTCTCTTCACCATCGTTATGGCCAATATGAATAAGCTCACTGTGGACTTGAACACTAAGTTAAAG GAACAAAAGCAAGCAGAGGAGCAGGAACGTCTGCGCAAAATACAGGAAGCGCTGGAGGCAGAACGACGCGCCAAGGAGGAGGAGGAGCGAAAGAAACTTGAAGACGAAGAAAACAAACGACT CAAAGCTGAGATGGAGTCGCGCCGAAAGGCTGAGGAGCTTCAACGGCTTAGACAAGAGGAGGAAGATCGCCGGGCAGCGTTGGCGTTACAAGCACAACTGGAGAAGGAAGCACAAGACGACGCCAAGTACAGGCAGCAATTGGAGCAGGAGCGTCGTGACCATGAATTGGCGTTGCGTTTGGCCAACGAAACGAATGGCATGGTTGAGGACAGTCCACCGGTTATACGCAA TGGTCAAAGTGATGTGTCGCCCATGGCTCCCAACAAACTTATCAG TTTTACGCGAGGTGTTACAACGTTTGCATCTCGATATTTCAATAA ATCTGAAAACGTCCGCGCTCAACAACAGGCGTTAGGTAAGCAGAAATACGATTTGTCGAAATGGAAATACTCGGAGTTACGTGATGCTATCAACACTTCCtgtgatattgagttgctcgaA GCTTGTCGTCAAGAGTTCCATCGTCGCTTGAAGGTCTATCACGCCTGGAAGGCAAAGAATCGCAAACGCACCACCATGGAGGAGAACGAACGCGCACCGAAGAGTGTCATGGAAGCAG CTTACAAGGCACCACCATTGGCCCATCCGAAACAGGAAATCACTACTGCCCAACACCGTTACTTCCGTATACCATTCATGCGCGCGAACGCGCCTGAAAACA ctaaacGTGGCCTCTGGTACGCACACTTCGATGGACAATGGATAGCGCGGCAAATGGAGTTGCATGCCGACAAGCCGCCCATACTGCTGGTGGCAG GCGTGGATGACATGCAAATGTGCGAACTTAGCCTGGAGGAGACCGGTTTGACGCGTAAACGCGGCGCTGAAATTTTAGACCATGAATTTAATCGCGAATGGGAACGTAACGGCGGCAAACCATATAAAAATCTGGGTGCtaataataactaa